Proteins encoded within one genomic window of Bombus vancouverensis nearcticus chromosome 4, iyBomVanc1_principal, whole genome shotgun sequence:
- the hyd gene encoding E3 ubiquitin-protein ligase hyd isoform X2, whose product MTSIHFVVHPLPGTDDQLNDRLKEVAEKINRYGFVTLPAFSGLKVAVKHIVVGPTHIALLTEDHKICRVAFTVLSDRLDLSKNEPNRNTNKNHVDNSNSAPNGGTSSGSGSRAGMSRSRARIMRGSSAIRGGGSNGGSSSGGRIGPPGVIMGGGSGSSSRPIASVPAPFVPEDLITQAQVVLQGKSRNLIIRELQRTNLDVNLAVNNLLSRDDEEGDDAEDAADTYVPEDLISLLDGGFSNEHSVIIDADSMFPEDMFGYTGMRNRGSSSRRIGNDREGERTSERDRDRDNFSKWRDRQYCGPRRWLESALKDSWDKDSDNKKKELAAQSPLWISEELEWWHERSSDLAPRFVQIASLYSELIAVSAGGQLYQWKWSESEPYKHAENPNIHHPKAPWLAVTTEKIVNISATAIRCSISTESGKVATWLDELVGHVASRLEHPAQTFTEFTLDKIVSLHTCALYTVAKLESGALYWWGVLPFAQRKKLWEKYKAKSRKHRSSTVSSNDISYGAHVCMKNSPIYHPGAIGFTIANGVPKVGQLLGAAWNLDSTYRFKILPAGTHLPNVNTEKRETNGNNGTGNINKTNHKETTDRLDMPPPPSPASSTCSDTGSITTSHKRQKRAAPRSEGESERKDEEEWQLKDVVFVEDVKTVPIGKVIKVDGCYVAVKFFSKDAKEKEIKEKDFSTSDFKDLTTEELIKLLADCRLLRKDEIQVIKSSMNPRAPDCFQRTPRRVNIVEGSNDSILSIATDGQGIHAIVKSANKLSYVVYNLSTGRYVQDCYIPSDVSSFLGLQPQNISLTSSGENIECSMILRDGNNTIYPLAKDCADAIRDPNWLDLVPVLCIGASTIPIPTCSNSTNMKNQVAVIALVFDNLLLMPRILRCDYESIKQVFCNLEQDHKNNAAQIQSILMERCDGNRNILHACISMCSPTSNKENDQGIERELVSNTVDGPSAPIEEPIPTLTWPPEAFDNTSGEEDSLLSIGTASISMMNKSGVGATSNNTYIIDSVERRNNALLILKYMCESSVLAPHLKELLTAKDIQGQTPLMLAVSVRAYHAALILLDIIQRVGRDQKECSAMILPADANPDLSPLFVTCCNDTCSFTWTGTQHIDQDIFECKTCGLIGSLCCCTECARVCHRGHDCRIKITSPTAYCDCWEKCKCRALIAGHQGARYELLCRLVVNTDLVTKINSRGESILLFLVQTVGRQLIEQRQYRSALRQRSASASRKGPSSDGLDTYVPDMPDHDLEPPRFNRKALERLLDDWPAVQCMIMSGVSAHGNEQLFGDQGQLCRQSGTALLDKFTHSLLFKCSAEMLDTLLTTLIRELQNDTISGRQEEANNVARRFVRSVARIFVIFTIEMAPNTTKRRNTSQALQPLMKCRKVFQALIKLAVEELCETADSLIAPVRLGVARPTAPFTLTSSAMEVINGSEELFSIEPLIPHSGVSSQTLDATLQTQQGNNNITIARDVSAMDEAETGEEVPMDVDGDISEHEESGVSGTVPGQPLGEIDSNGGGVGEEQAGDGESDTELDLLAEAETESDSDDNHSNQDAASAQRSVQTGATAGSDGGMGSILLFPEDESGESSQQEDDESEAGETDEQDNEDFQIGDDQLERRSGSSGHLHRNNLAPVSMQWAIRNRDSSMRTAGLRVTGGSNLVFIDSTSLRRTTATSAVAAAQEPIIMGTSTTCLARAFGIVIRQIADLLVMMQDYKTLAPSLPRLMEITYQDALNLQMYLEGHLKPTWDWLLTVMDATEAQLRFGVSLTRSADPTHPEHPLNNASSLPGGNFSGLLNTAALSLTLQSNTGRNQRSGIATSSNISTPQASTRLTVGFAGVGEPSRNSREREGGDVYLARREFLSYCLSLMRAHNAEHRDSLPVLDVSALRHVAYVFDALVYYMRSPLSEPMSSRGETQKESSNYSSWNDQDENDNDEGEEYSSPVPTALETDSVDYPDLLQVPSCGSGNNSNSTPKGRKHPFLQRSDSTLCLGCPPLDPFDTVMSEALPLADQPHLLQPHSKREDLFGIPRQPATSAGPNQNPLEGLPTRLSLSARGADNQNIPTPTFSQIIQRSAFASSDARRSSVTIGDSTSTKHTEKAKSFNHTFAAEQIDRAPIIVSTNNQSDQASGSTKTNKDICKTNRSVIVRAGTVSESSLNKAGASEMMSTANEAIQNVTEEMDTSGSNQDASMTHETIETNPVSSIGSNISHNILLGRWSLSLDLFGRVFMEDVGLEAGSVVSELGGFQVKEAKFRRDMEKLRNAQQRDINLLKVERDRTQLLVQTMKELNTHYNLYNRRATNAPPLAVHRVKVTFKDEPGEGTGVTRSFYTAIAEALLANEKLPNLEAAQVGSKYTQYNVLRKLKSRDRDHDLRRQNPRSSGKCRETRRALSFEARVFHPSSSVEGSGNSGAGSSSSNSHPLPVSHPNNDHLTMHQQQLGDRLYPKVYALQPALAAKITGMLLELSPAQLLMLLASEDALRQKVEEAFELIRSHSQESAREALLDLDVFSLIARCGANKKKIENSILDDTEDNAPLFYSPGKRGFYTPRQGRASYERLNAFRNVGRLIGLCLLQNELCPIFLNRHVIKYILGRPIRFHDLAFFDSVIYESLRQLVIDSETKDSNSLFSALDLTFSIDLCPEEGGGSIELIPNGRDIEVTASNVYDYVRKYAEVRMIKVQEKALHAMREGVFDVLPEGALDGLTSEDLRLLLNGVGDINVSVLISYTSFNDESGEPADRLAKFKRWLWSIVEKMSHSERQDLVYFWTGSPALPASEDGFQPMPSVTLRPADDHLPTANTCISRLYLPLYSSRHILRHKLLLAIQTKNFGFV is encoded by the exons ATGACGTCGATACACTTTGTTGTACATCCCTTACCTGGAACAGATGATCAGTTAAACGATAG ATTGAAGGAAGTGGCAGAAAAAATCAACAGATATGGATTTGTAACATTACCAGCATTTAGTGGATTGAAGGTTGCAGTAAAACATATTGTGGTTGGCCCAACACACATTGCTCTTCTCACAGAAGACCATAAAATTTGTAGAGTTGCATTTACAGTATTATCAGATAGATTGGATTTAAGCAAAAATGAACCAAATCGAAA CACAAACAAAAACCATGTTGATAACTCCAATTCAGCACCAAATGGTGGTACTAGTAGTGGAAGTGGAAGTAGAGCAGGAATGTCCAGATCACGTGCACGAATCATGCGTGGCAGTTCTGCCATTCGTGGAGGTGGTAGTAATGGAGGAAGTAGCAGTGGAGGCAGGATAGGTCCTCCAGGTGTAATTATGGGTGGAGGAAGTGGTAGCAGTTCGCGTCCTATTGCATCTGTACCAGCTCCATTTGTACCAGAAGATCTTATTACACAGGCTCAAGTGGTATTACAGGGAAAAAGTCGCAATCTTATTATTAGAGAATTACAG CGTACAAATTTAGATGTAAACTTAGCAGTAAATAATTTACTGTCACGGGATGATGAGGAAGGTGATGATGCTGAAGATGCAGCAGATACCTATGTTCCGGAAGATCTCATTTCATTACTAGATGGTGGATTCAGCAATGAGCATTCTGTTATCATTGATGCAGATTCTATGTTTCCTGAAGACATGTTTGGATATACAGGAATGAGAAA CCGGGGTAGTTCTTCACGCAGAATAGGTAATGACAGAGAAGGTGAACGTACTTCTGAGCGGGATAGAGATCGAGACAATTTCAGTAAATGGAGGGATCGTCAATACTGTGGTCCAAGACGTTGGCTGGAATCAGCACTTAAAGATTCTTGGGACAAAGATTCTg ataataaaaaaaaagagttaGCTGCTCAAAGTCCATTATGGATATCAGAAGAATTAGAGTGGTGGCATGAACGTAGTAGTGATCTTGCCCCTCGTTTTGTACAAATCGCCTCGCTGTATAGTGAATTAATTGCTGTTTCTGCTGGGGGACAATTGTATCAGTGGAAATGGTCGGAATCTGAACCATACAAACACGCAGag AATCCAAATATACATCATCCGAAAGCTCCATGGTTGGCAGTAACCACAGAAAAGATAGTTAATATATCCGCAACAGCTATTCGATGTTCTATTAGTACTGAATCTGGCAAAGTAGCTACTTGGCTTGATGAACTTGTAGGTCATGTCGCTTCTCGTCTCGAACATCCAGCTCAAACTTTTACAGAATTTACATTGGACAAAATAGTATCCCTTCATACCTGTGCTTTGTATACGGTTGCTAAACTTGAAAGTGGTGCATTGTATTGGTG GGGTGTATTACCTTTTGCACAACGCAAAAAATTATGGGAAAAATATAAGGCTAAATCGCGCAAACATAGATCATCCACAGTTTCATCAAACGATATTAGTTATGGCGCACATGTTTGTATGAAAAATAGTCCCATATATCATCCTGGAGCAATag GCTTTACCATTGCCAATGGAGTTCCAAAAGTGGGACAGTTATTAGGAGCAGCATGGAATTTAGATAGCACTTACAGATTTAAGATATTACCAGCTGGAACTCATTTGCCAAATGTTAATACAGAAAAACGAGAAACGAATGGAAACAATGGAACGGGTAATATtaataagacaaatcacaaagAAACTACTGATCGCCTTGATATGCCTCCTCCACCCTCACCAGCTTCGAGCACATGTAGTGATACTGGCAGTATCACGACAAGTCATAAGAGACAGAAGCGAGCTGCACCTCGAAGTGAGGGAGAGTCAGAGCGAAAAGATGAAGAAGAATGGCAATTAAAGGATGTTGTTTTTGTAGAAGATGTAAAAACAGTTCCCATTGGTAAAGTTATAAAAGTTGACGGTTGTTATGTCGCTGTAAAATTCTTCTCGAAAGATGCAAAGGAAAaggaaattaaagaaaaagatttcaGTACTTCAGATTTTAAAGATTTAACAACTGAAGAGTTAATTAAATTGCTAGCTGATTGTAGATTATTAAGGAAAGATGAAATACAGGTAATAAAATCATCCATGAATCCAAGAGCTCCAGACTGTTTCCAACGAACTCCCAGAAGAGTGAATATTGTTGAAGGATCAAATGATAGCATTTTGAGCATTGCTACTGACGGACAAGGAATCCATGCAATAGTAAAAAGTGCAAACAAATTAAGTTACGTCGTGTATAATTTAAGTACTGGAAGATATGTACAAGATTGTTATATTCCATCGGATGTATCATCATTCTTGGGTCTGCAGCCTCAAAATATCAGCCTGACAAGTTCAGGAGAGAACATAGAGTGTTCCATGATACTTAGAGATGGAAATAATACTATCTATCCATTAGCAAAGGATTGCGCCGATGCTATCCGTGATCCAAATTGGTTGGATTTAGTTCCAGTTCTGTGCATTGGTGCTTCAACTATTCCCATACCGACTTGTTCAAATTCAACCAATATGAAAAATCAAGTTGCAGTTATTGCATTAGTATTTGATAATCTCTTATTAATGCCACGAATATTAAGGTGCGATTATGAGAGTATTAAGCAAGTATTTTGCAATTTGGAACAAGATCACAAAAACAATGCAGCACAGATTCAATCAATATTAATGGAACGTTGCGATGGTAATCGCAATATTTTGCATGCTTGCATTAGTATGTGCTCACCAACCTCGAATAAAGAAAATGATCAAG gtattGAACGTGAGTTAGTTTCAAACACTGTTGATGGTCCATCTGCACCTATTGAGGAACCAATTCCAACTTTAACTTGGCCACCAGAAGCTTTTGATAATACGTCAGGAGAAGAAGACAGTTTGCTTAGCATTGGTACTGCTAGCATATCAATGATGAACAAATCAG GTGTCGGAGCAACATcaaataacacctacatcataGACTCTGTGGAAAGAAGAAATAATGCATTACTTATATTAAAGTATATGTGTGAAAGTAGCGTGTTAGCACCTCACCTGAAAGAACTACTTACGGCAAA GGATATTCAAGGTCAGACACCATTAATGCTTGCTGTATCAGTTCGGGCATATCACGCAGCTCTCATTTTATTAGACATTATTCAAAGGGTTGGAAGAGATCAGAAAGAATGTTCAGCTATGATACTTCCTGCGGATGCTAATCCAGATTTATCGCCATTATTCGTTACATGTTGCAACGATACATGCAGTTTCACATGGACTGGGACTCAACACATCGACCAAGATATTTTTGAATGCAAAACTTGCGGCTTGATTGGATCTTTGTGTTGCTGTACAGAATGTGCTCGCGTTTGTCATAGAGGACATGATTGCAGAATAAAGATAACATCCCCTACAGCTTATTGTGATTGCTGGGAAAAGTGCAAATGTCGAGCACTCATTGCGGGTCATCAAGGTGCTCGTTACGAACTCCTTTGTCGTCTCGTAGTGAATACTGATCTTGTCACGAAGATAAACTCACG gGGAGAAAGTATTTTACTCTTCTTGGTTCAGACTGTTGGAAGACAATTGATCGAACAACGGCAGTACCGTTCTGCACTGCGGCAACGCTCAGCATCTGCAAGTCGAAAAGGGCCGTCCTCAGATG GATTAGATACTTATGTACCAGATATGCCAGATCACGATTTAGAACCTCCTCGCTTTAATCGAAAAGCGTTGGAAAGATTATTGGATGATTGGCCAGCTGTTCAATGTATGATTATGTCAGGAGTTTCTGCACATGGAAATGAACAGTTATTTGGAGATCAAGGCCAATTATGTCGTCAAAGCGGTACTGCTCTACTCGATAAATTTACTCACTCGCTATTATTTAAGTGTAGTGCAGag ATGCTCGATACTCTTCTGACAACTCTAATACGAGAATTACAAAATGATACTATATCCGGACGACAAGAAGAAGCAAATAATGTTGCTCGTCGATTTGTTCGATCTGTGGCCCGAATATTTGTGATCTTCACAATAGAAATGGCACCGAATACGACAAAACGAAGAAA TACTAGCCAGGCATTGCAACCTCTAATGAAATGTCGTAAAGTGTTCCAAGCATTGATTAAATTAGCTGTTGAAGAATTATGTGAAACTGCTGATTCACTGATAGCACCCGTGAGATTAGGTGTTGCTCGCCCGACAGCACCATTTACATTGACGAGCTCAGCAATGGAAGTAATCAATGGCTCTGAAGAGTTGTTTTCTATCGAGCCACTAATACCTCATAGTGGTGTTAGTTCCCAAACTCTGGATGCTACTTTACAAACGCAACaaggaaataataatattactattgcCAGGGATGTTTCTGCTATGGATGAGGCAGAAACTGGTGAAG AAGTTCCTATGGATGTTGATGGCGACATTAGCGAACATGAAGAATCTGGGGTTTCTGGAACTGTCCCTGGTCAACCATTAGGTGAGATTGATAGCAATGGCGGAGGTGTAGGTGAGGAACAGGCAGGAGATGGCGAATCCGATACAGAGCTCGATCTTTTGGCGGAAGCGGAAACAGAGTCGGACTCCGATGACAATCATAGCAATCAAGATGCAGCGTCTGCGCAGCGTAGTGTACAAACTGGTGCTACAGCAGGCTCTGATGGTGGAATGGGATCTATCTTATTATTCCCGGAAGATGAATCTGGAGAATCAAGCCAGCAGGAAGACGATGAAAGTGAAGCAGGAGAAACTGACGAACAAGATAATGAAGATTTTCAAATTGGTGATGATCAATTGGAACGACGAAG TGGTTCATCTGGCCATTTACATCGTAATAATCTCGCGCCTGTTTCTATGCAATGGGCGATACGTAATCGCGACTCAAGTATGCGTACAGCTGGATTACGGGTAACAGGTGGCAGTAACCTGGTTTTTATTGACTCTACATCTTTAAGACGCACTACTGCAACATCTGCTGTTGCAGCTGCACAAGAACCTATAATTATGGGTACTAGTACTACTTGTTTGGCACGTGCATTTGGAATTGTTATTCGACAGATAGCTGATCTTTTGGTTATGATGCAAGATTATAAAACATTAGCGCCTTCTTTGCCGCGATTAATGGAAATTACTTATCAAGATGCGCTTAACCTGCAG ATGTATCTCGAGGGGCACTTGAAACCCACGTGGGATTGGCTGCTCACAGTTATGGATGCCACGGAGGCACAACTAAGATTTGGTGTGTCTCTGACACGTAGTGCGGATCCTACGCATCCAGAACATCCACTAAACAATGCTTCATCTTTACCTGGAGGCAATTTCTCTGGATTGTTAAATACAGCGGCTCTGTCGTTGACGCTACAATCCAATACAGGTCGGAATCAACGCAGTGGTATCGCTACGAGCTCCAATATCTCCACTCCACAAGCTTCTACAAGACTCACCGTTGGTTTTGCAGGCGTTGGCGAACCTTCAAGAAACAGTAGAGAACGCGAAG GTGGCGATGTATACTTGGCAAGACGTGAATTTTTGTCTTATTGCCTGTCCTTAATGCGTGCTCACAATGCCGAACACAGGGATAGCTTGCCAGTATTAGATGTTTCTGCACTAAGACATGTAGCATACGTTTTCGATGCGTTAGTATATTATATGCGTTCGCCACTATCAGAACCAATGTCATCACGAGGAGAGACTCAAAAGGAATCGTCAAATTATTCAAGTTGGAATGATCAG GATGAAAATGATAATGACGAGGGAGAAGAATATAGTTCTCCAGTTCCCACTGCGTTGGAGACAGATTCCGTTGATTATCCTGATTTACTTCAGGTTCCTAGTTGCGGATCAGGAAATAATAGTAACAGTACACCAAAAGGAAGAAAGCATCCCTTTTTACAAAGATCAGACTCCACCTTATGTCTTGGTTGCCCTCCCCTTGATCCCTTTGATACTGTCATGAGCGAGGCCTTACCATTAGCTGATCAACCACATCTATTGCAACCCCATTCAAAGCGAGAGGATCTCTTTGGTATACCAAGACAACCAGCAACAAGTGCAGGTCCTAATCAAAATCCGTTAGAGGGATTACCCACAAGACTTAGTCTGTCTGCACGTGGTGCTGATAATCAGAATATCCCCACACCGACATTTAGTCAAATTATTCAAAGATCTGCCTTTGCATCGTCAGATGCAAGACGTAGCTCTGTAACGATCGGAGATTCGACGTCTACAAAGCATACG GAAAAGGCAAAATCATTCAATCACACATTTGCTGCGGAGCAAATTGATCGAGCTCCAATCATCGTTTCTACTAATAATCAAAGCGATCAAGCATCGGGAAGTACCAAAACTAATAAGGATATCTGTAAAACGAATAGAAGCGTTATTGTTAGAGCTGGAACTGTTTCG GAATCGAGTTTAAATAAAGCTGGTGCGTCAGAAATGATGTCTACAGCAAATGAAGCAATACAGAATGTAACGGAGGAGATGGACACATCTGGTTCAAATCAAGATGCGTCCATGACTCATGAAACGATTGAAACAAATCCAGTCTCGTCTATTGGATCTAATATATCACATAACATTTTATTGGGTCGTTGGAGCTTGTCTCTTGATTTGTTTGGACGAGTTTTCATGGAAGATGTAGGATTAGAAGCTGGTTCAGTTGTATCCGAATTAGGAGGTTTCCAAGTAAAAGAAGCGAAATTCCGTAGAGATATGGAGAAACTTCGGAATGCACAGCAAAGAGACATTAATCTGTTAAAA GTCGAACGGGACAGAACACAACTATTAGTACAAACGATGAAGGAATTAAATACACATTACAATTTATATAATAGGCGTGCCACTAATGCACCGCCGTTAGCCGTGCATCGTGTTAAAGTAACTTTCAAGGATGAACCTGGTGAAGGGACTGGTGTAACTAGAAGCTTTTATACCGCGATTGCCGAG GCATTGCTTGCAAATGAAAAACTGCCTAATCTCGAAGCAGCACAAGTGGGATCAAAATATACACAATATAATGTACTTCGGAAGCTAAAAAGTAGAGATCGTGATCATGATTTAAGACGACAA AATCCTCGATCTTCTGGAAAATGTCGAGAGACGCGTAGAGCATTGTCTTTTGAAGCTCGAGTTTTTCATCCATCCAGTTCTGTTGAAGGAAGCGGTAATTCTGGAGCTGGTAGTTCATCCTCCAATTCCCATCCGTTACCTGTTAGTCACCCAAATAATGATCACTTGACCATGCATCAACAACAACTCGGGGACAGGCTATATCCaaaa GTTTATGCATTGCAACCCGCATTAGCTGCTAAAATAACTGGTATGCTGTTAGAGTTGTCCCCTGCACAGCTGTTGATGTTACTAGCTTCAGAAGACGCTCTGCGGCAAAAAGTAGAGGAAGCATTTGAATTAATCCGTAGTCATAGTCAGGAGTCAGCAAGGGAAGCGTTGTTGGATCTCGATGTATTCAGCTTGATCGCACGTTGTGGGGCTAATAAGAAAAAGATTGAGAACAGTATTTTGGATGATACCGAAGACAATGCTCCTCTTTTCTATTCCCCGGGAAAGAGAGGTTTTTACACTCCACGACAGGGAAGAGCCAGTTACGAGCGGTTGAACGCATTCAGAAATGTGGGCAG ACTTATAGGATTGTGTCTTTTGCAAAACGAGTTGTGCCCAATATTTTTGAATCGTCatgtaataaaatacattttgggAAGACCGATCCGTTTCCACGATCTTGCATTTTTTGACTCTGTAATTTATGAAAGCTTAAGGCAACTCGTTATTGATTCCGAAACCAAGGATAGTAACAGTCTATTCTCTGCTCTTGATCTTACATTCAG TATTGATTTGTGTCCCGAAGAAGGAGGTGGATCGATTGAACTTATTCCTAACGGACGTGATATAGAAGTGACAGCAAGTAATGTTTACGATTATGTACGCAAATACGCGGAAGTTCGTATGATTAAAGTACAAGAGAAAGCTTTGCATGCTATGAGAGAAGGAGTGTTTGACGTGCTACCCGAAGGAGCGCTCGATGGTTTAACATCCGAAGACTTAAGGCTTCTGTTAAATGGGGTCGGTGATATTAACGTTTCCGTTTTGATATCGTACACTTCCTTCAACGACGAATCAGGAGAACCTGCCGATAGATTAGCTAAATTTAAACGCTGGTTGTGGTCTATTGTTGAGAAAATGTCTCATTCAGAACGACAAGACTTG GTATATTTCTGGACAGGATCTCCAGCACTACCAGCAAGTGAAGATGGTTTTCAACCAATGCCAAGTGTGACATTACGACCAGCAGATGATCATCTACCAACTGCAAATACATGTATTTCCCGACTATATCTTCCATTGTACAGCTCTCGTCACATATTAAGACATAAACTACTACTTGCTATTCAGACAAAGAATTTCGGATTTGTATGA